A portion of the Lysinibacillus timonensis genome contains these proteins:
- the mecA gene encoding adaptor protein MecA, whose protein sequence is MDIERVNENTLKLFISYRDIEDRGYSREEIWYNRQKGEELFWDMIGEINTDDYFDLDGPIWIHVNASEQGLEVIVTRANMTSEESGLLASLEDTRDSVDHKSDDSMYDSMDDDESGNGSLAREKFSVYKFKDIDEIIPLANRLVPFGLPSSLYTFENSYYVAVDFSQIEEVKQRKNIRAIINEYMSPSKLTIYRLQEYGVEIMSNDCFETVLQYFD, encoded by the coding sequence ATGGACATCGAACGCGTAAATGAAAACACACTAAAACTCTTTATTTCTTATCGTGATATTGAGGACCGTGGGTATAGCCGAGAAGAAATTTGGTACAACAGACAAAAGGGCGAAGAGTTATTTTGGGATATGATCGGAGAAATCAATACGGATGATTACTTTGATTTAGACGGCCCAATTTGGATTCATGTGAATGCTTCTGAACAAGGTTTGGAAGTAATCGTAACTCGTGCGAATATGACTTCTGAGGAATCGGGCTTACTTGCAAGTCTAGAAGATACTCGGGATTCAGTAGATCATAAATCCGATGATTCAATGTACGATTCAATGGATGATGATGAATCGGGAAATGGATCTTTAGCGCGCGAGAAATTCAGTGTTTATAAATTTAAGGACATTGATGAAATTATTCCATTAGCAAATCGTTTGGTTCCTTTCGGTTTACCTTCATCTTTATATACATTTGAAAACAGTTACTATGTTGCTGTGGACTTCTCACAAATTGAAGAAGTTAAACAACGTAAAAATATTCGTGCCATCATAAATGAATATATGAGTCCATCTAAATTAACGATTTACCGTCTGCAAGAATATGGCGTGGAAATCATGAGCAATGATTGTTTTGAAACAGTATTACAATATTTCGATTAG
- a CDS encoding beta-ketoacyl-ACP synthase III, giving the protein MNAGIIGISKYVPEKVVTNFDLEKVMDTNDEWIRTRTGIQERRIAENEETSELAYKAAVKAIENANISPSQIGLILVASVTQDQSFPSLACQVQEKLDATNAAAMDISAACSGFIYALATAKQFVESGSYDYVLIIGAEKLSKITNWEDRNTAVLFGDGATAAVIGKVSEGRGILSFELGADGTGGKHLFLNNEDNFISMNGREVFKFAVRQMGESAVSVLEKAGLTKADVDFLIPHQANIRIMEASRERLELPEEKLSKRIHQYGNTSSASIGIALVDELEDGNIKDDDIVVLVGFGGGLTWGGAVIKWGK; this is encoded by the coding sequence ATGAACGCAGGTATTATTGGAATTAGTAAATACGTTCCGGAAAAAGTTGTAACAAATTTTGATTTAGAAAAAGTAATGGATACAAATGATGAATGGATTCGTACAAGAACTGGAATTCAAGAAAGAAGAATTGCAGAGAACGAGGAAACTTCTGAATTAGCATATAAAGCAGCCGTAAAAGCGATTGAAAATGCCAACATTTCACCAAGTCAGATTGGTTTAATTTTAGTAGCTTCTGTTACTCAAGATCAATCTTTTCCAAGTCTTGCATGCCAAGTTCAAGAAAAATTAGATGCAACAAATGCAGCAGCAATGGATATTTCAGCTGCATGTTCAGGTTTTATATACGCTTTAGCAACAGCAAAACAATTTGTTGAAAGTGGAAGTTATGATTATGTACTAATTATAGGTGCAGAAAAATTATCGAAAATTACAAACTGGGAAGATCGAAATACTGCTGTTCTATTTGGAGATGGAGCAACAGCAGCTGTCATTGGTAAAGTATCTGAAGGACGAGGGATTTTATCTTTTGAACTAGGTGCTGATGGTACAGGTGGTAAACATTTATTTTTAAACAATGAAGATAACTTTATTTCAATGAATGGTCGAGAAGTATTTAAATTCGCGGTACGCCAAATGGGTGAATCAGCAGTTTCAGTATTAGAAAAAGCGGGCTTAACAAAAGCAGATGTAGATTTCTTAATTCCACATCAAGCAAATATCCGTATTATGGAAGCATCTCGTGAACGTTTAGAATTACCAGAAGAAAAACTTTCAAAACGTATTCACCAATATGGAAATACTTCATCTGCTTCTATCGGAATTGCCTTAGTCGATGAGCTTGAAGACGGTAATATTAAAGACGATGATATCGTTGTATTAGTTGGCTTTGGGGGAGGTCTTACTTGGGGCGGAGCAGTCATAAAATGGGGTAAATAA
- the fabF gene encoding beta-ketoacyl-ACP synthase II: MMKKRVVITGIGAVTPLGNSAEETWANVKAGKSGVGPLTRVDAEKFTANVAAEVKDFDIEQYVDRKEARKMDRFTHYALASAMMAVKDANLEISEEIANRVGVWIGSGIGGMETYENQFRTFLERGARRVSPFFVPMMIPDMASGQVSIHLGAKGINSCSVTACASGTNSIGDAFKVIQRGDADVMITGGAEAPIVNMAVAGFCASTALTTNEDPATASRPFDANRDGFVIAEGAGILVLEEYEFAKARGAKIYAEIIGYGATGDAYHITAPAPNGEGAARAIQQALEDGGIDPNQVGYINAHGTSTPYNDLFETQAVKTVFGEHAYNLAMSSTKSMTGHLLGAAGGVEAIFTALALKEGVLPPTINLTTPDPECDLDYVPGEARTANIEYAMSNSLGFGGHNASILLKKVD, from the coding sequence ATTATGAAAAAAAGAGTAGTCATTACGGGAATCGGCGCCGTAACTCCTCTAGGTAACTCAGCTGAAGAGACGTGGGCGAATGTTAAAGCTGGAAAATCAGGTGTTGGCCCATTAACTAGAGTTGATGCAGAAAAATTTACAGCAAATGTAGCTGCTGAAGTAAAAGATTTTGATATTGAACAATACGTTGATCGAAAAGAAGCAAGAAAAATGGACCGTTTCACGCATTATGCACTTGCTTCAGCAATGATGGCGGTTAAAGATGCAAATCTTGAAATATCAGAAGAAATCGCAAACCGTGTAGGGGTTTGGATTGGCTCTGGTATTGGAGGTATGGAAACCTATGAAAATCAATTTAGAACGTTTCTAGAGCGTGGAGCACGTCGCGTTAGTCCGTTCTTCGTCCCAATGATGATTCCAGACATGGCATCTGGGCAAGTATCCATTCATTTAGGTGCAAAAGGAATTAATTCATGTTCAGTTACAGCTTGTGCATCTGGTACCAACTCAATTGGAGATGCTTTTAAAGTAATTCAACGTGGGGACGCGGATGTTATGATTACAGGTGGAGCCGAAGCGCCAATCGTCAATATGGCGGTAGCAGGTTTCTGTGCAAGTACGGCTCTTACAACAAATGAAGATCCTGCCACTGCATCACGTCCTTTCGATGCAAATCGTGACGGTTTCGTTATTGCAGAAGGTGCTGGTATCCTTGTTCTTGAAGAATATGAATTTGCAAAAGCACGTGGAGCTAAAATTTATGCAGAGATTATTGGTTACGGTGCAACAGGTGATGCCTATCATATTACAGCTCCAGCTCCTAATGGTGAAGGTGCTGCCCGTGCAATACAACAAGCGTTAGAAGACGGTGGTATCGATCCAAATCAAGTAGGTTATATTAATGCACACGGTACAAGCACTCCATATAACGATCTATTTGAAACGCAAGCTGTTAAAACGGTTTTCGGAGAACATGCATATAATCTTGCAATGAGTTCAACTAAATCAATGACTGGACATTTACTTGGCGCAGCTGGTGGGGTAGAAGCAATTTTTACAGCACTAGCTTTAAAAGAGGGTGTACTACCTCCAACTATTAATCTTACAACTCCTGATCCAGAATGTGATCTTGATTATGTGCCAGGAGAAGCTCGCACGGCTAATATTGAATATGCAATGAGTAATTCACTAGGCTTTGGTGGCCATAACGCAAGTATTTTATTGAAAAAAGTTGACTAA
- a CDS encoding Cof-type HAD-IIB family hydrolase, with translation MDRHLIVLDLDGTLLKDDKTISEKTKQTLFKAKEAGHEVMIATGRPFRASELYYNELMLKTPIVNFNGALVHHPKSRSFKTVHSPMDIGVVHDVVDSVDKYQYKNLIAEVMDSVYIHTEDQSMMDIFKMGDPNVTIGNLRGSLNEDPTSLLIHAEEDKVSGIRKHLEDVHAELIDHRRWGAPFHIIEIVRKGLNKAVGISLVAKELDIPRKRIIAFGDEDNDLEMIEYAGVGVAMSNGIDELKSIANEVTLSNNEDGIAKVLIERLKLN, from the coding sequence ATGGATCGACATTTAATTGTATTAGATTTAGATGGTACCCTTTTAAAGGATGATAAAACCATTTCTGAAAAAACGAAACAAACACTTTTTAAAGCTAAAGAAGCAGGTCACGAGGTGATGATTGCTACAGGTAGACCATTCCGCGCAAGCGAACTTTATTATAATGAATTAATGTTAAAAACTCCAATTGTTAACTTTAATGGTGCTCTTGTTCACCATCCTAAAAGTAGATCCTTTAAAACAGTACATTCGCCAATGGACATCGGCGTTGTCCATGATGTAGTCGACTCTGTTGATAAGTACCAATACAAAAATTTAATCGCAGAAGTTATGGATAGTGTTTATATTCATACCGAAGACCAATCCATGATGGATATATTTAAAATGGGTGATCCAAATGTAACAATTGGGAATCTTAGAGGCAGCTTAAATGAGGACCCAACAAGTTTACTCATCCACGCAGAAGAAGATAAAGTATCAGGAATTCGAAAACATTTAGAGGATGTACACGCGGAGCTAATCGATCATAGAAGATGGGGTGCTCCGTTCCATATCATTGAAATTGTTCGTAAAGGGTTAAATAAAGCAGTTGGTATATCACTCGTTGCTAAAGAACTAGATATTCCAAGAAAACGTATTATTGCATTTGGTGATGAAGATAACGATCTAGAAATGATTGAGTATGCTGGAGTTGGAGTTGCCATGTCTAATGGTATTGATGAACTAAAAAGCATCGCAAACGAAGTTACATTGAGTAATAATGAAGATGGCATTGCAAAAGTACTAATTGAAAGACTAAAATTAAACTAA
- a CDS encoding YjzD family protein encodes MQYIMTLFWSFVLVTMLNYVVSSVLGVHFDFVTGAIISVIFAVIILIITAIIPNEPTPEPEHH; translated from the coding sequence ATGCAATATATCATGACATTATTCTGGTCTTTCGTATTAGTTACGATGTTAAACTACGTAGTAAGTTCAGTATTAGGTGTTCATTTTGACTTTGTAACTGGAGCAATTATTTCAGTTATCTTTGCTGTAATTATTCTGATTATTACTGCAATCATTCCAAATGAACCGACTCCTGAACCAGAACATCATTAA
- a CDS encoding Crp/Fnr family transcriptional regulator: protein MVVLDHTPMNFYSLFENHGQLLKFDRGVQIFQEGESARDILFIKQGKVQISKESENGKELTLRLCGRGSILGETTLFNKENIHSTSAIALFPTEVLSLRKDSLEMLLTEQPVLLIEYLKWLQNENMKNQSLIRDLVMNGKKGALYSTLIRLSNTYGEAMSDNTVYINFNLTNTEIANLCSTSREMVNRMLSDLRKENIISIDKGYITIHDLQYLKDEICCENCPLSVCRID, encoded by the coding sequence TTGGTTGTTTTAGATCATACACCTATGAATTTCTACTCTCTATTTGAAAACCACGGACAACTATTGAAATTTGATAGAGGGGTTCAAATCTTTCAAGAAGGCGAATCTGCTAGGGATATACTTTTTATAAAACAAGGAAAAGTACAAATTAGTAAAGAATCAGAAAACGGAAAAGAGTTAACGCTTCGATTATGTGGAAGAGGAAGCATTTTAGGTGAAACAACGCTGTTTAATAAAGAAAATATTCATTCAACATCAGCAATTGCTTTGTTTCCCACAGAAGTCCTCTCGTTAAGAAAAGATTCTTTAGAAATGTTATTAACAGAACAACCAGTACTGCTCATCGAGTATTTAAAATGGTTGCAAAATGAAAACATGAAGAACCAAAGTTTAATTCGTGATTTAGTCATGAACGGAAAAAAAGGTGCACTTTATTCTACTTTGATTCGTTTATCTAACACATACGGTGAAGCCATGTCGGACAATACCGTCTATATAAATTTCAACTTAACGAATACAGAAATCGCAAACCTATGTTCCACAAGCCGTGAGATGGTTAACCGCATGTTAAGCGATTTACGTAAAGAAAATATTATCTCCATCGATAAAGGATATATTACCATACATGATTTACAATATTTAAAAGATGAAATATGCTGTGAAAACTGCCCGCTATCTGTTTGCAGAATAGATTAA
- a CDS encoding ATP-dependent Clp protease ATP-binding subunit, with protein MQFQQQDNRKPLEQFGRNLIDEVKNGKMDPVIGRDEEIRNVIRILSRKTKNNPVLIGEPGVGKTAIVEGLAQRIVRKDVPEGLKDCVLYELDMSALIAGASYRGQFEERLKGVLKEVKESEGRIILFIDEIHTIVGAGKTDGAMDAGNMLKPMLARGELHCIGATTLDEYRMYIEKDPALERRFQQVFVREPSIEDTISILRGLKERFELHHGVRIHDRAIISAAELSNRYITERFLPDKAIDLIDEACAMIRTEIDSMPQELDMVTRRVMQLEIEEQALTKEKDEASKKRLESLKDELHSLKSKQEAMKKQWEEEKQALQTIQHKREQLNSLRRDLEDAESKYDLNKAAELRHGKIPTLEKELASLENEMKKGTESRILREEVTADEIASIISRWTGIPVTKLVEGEREKLLRLKETLHERVVGQDNAVKLVTEAVWRARAGIQDPNRPIGSFIFLGPTGVGKTELAKALAAQLFDSEDHFIRIDMSEYMEKHSVSRLVGAPPGYIGYEEGGQLTESVRRNPYSVILLDEIEKAHPDVANILLQILDDGRITDSQGRLVNFTNTVVIMTSNIGSHYLLENEPTNDSVDELVMTELRLHFKPELLNRVDDIIMFHALDSNHFASIAWKYINQLQARIREQEFDLKVDESVVEWVINNGVDPQFGARPLKRFIQRNIETAVAKELLKGEAIPGDTLHVKLHNNELVVTK; from the coding sequence GTGCAATTTCAACAACAAGATAACCGTAAACCTTTAGAGCAATTTGGACGTAATTTAATAGATGAAGTTAAGAATGGGAAAATGGACCCAGTCATTGGACGAGATGAAGAAATTCGAAATGTCATACGTATACTATCAAGAAAAACTAAAAATAATCCAGTCCTAATTGGTGAACCTGGGGTGGGTAAAACAGCTATCGTAGAAGGATTAGCTCAACGTATTGTTAGAAAAGATGTACCTGAGGGTTTAAAGGATTGTGTACTTTATGAATTAGATATGAGTGCACTCATTGCTGGAGCTAGTTATCGAGGTCAATTTGAAGAGCGTTTAAAAGGGGTTCTGAAAGAGGTTAAGGAGTCTGAAGGACGTATTATTTTATTCATAGACGAAATCCACACAATCGTTGGAGCGGGTAAAACAGATGGAGCAATGGATGCAGGTAATATGTTAAAGCCGATGTTAGCAAGAGGAGAACTTCACTGTATTGGTGCAACAACTTTAGATGAATACCGGATGTATATCGAAAAGGATCCTGCCTTAGAACGCCGATTTCAACAAGTATTCGTTCGAGAACCTTCAATAGAAGATACGATATCGATTTTGCGAGGTCTGAAAGAGCGTTTTGAGTTACATCACGGTGTTCGTATTCACGACCGCGCAATTATTTCAGCTGCTGAGCTCTCGAACCGTTACATTACAGAACGCTTTTTACCGGACAAAGCAATTGATTTAATAGATGAAGCTTGTGCCATGATTCGAACAGAGATCGATTCAATGCCTCAAGAATTAGATATGGTAACAAGGCGTGTCATGCAATTAGAAATAGAAGAACAAGCTCTAACTAAGGAAAAGGATGAGGCAAGTAAAAAACGTCTTGAATCCTTGAAAGACGAACTTCACTCATTAAAATCAAAACAAGAAGCAATGAAAAAGCAATGGGAAGAAGAAAAACAAGCTTTACAAACAATTCAACACAAAAGGGAACAATTAAATAGCTTACGGCGTGACTTAGAGGACGCAGAGAGCAAATATGATTTAAATAAAGCTGCAGAACTTCGCCATGGTAAAATTCCAACTTTGGAGAAAGAATTAGCTAGCCTCGAAAATGAAATGAAAAAGGGTACAGAATCTCGTATTTTAAGAGAGGAAGTTACTGCAGATGAAATAGCGTCTATCATTTCGAGATGGACGGGTATACCCGTAACGAAACTTGTTGAAGGCGAAAGAGAGAAATTGTTAAGACTGAAAGAAACCTTACACGAACGAGTTGTTGGTCAAGACAATGCTGTCAAACTTGTTACGGAAGCCGTCTGGCGTGCGCGAGCTGGGATTCAAGATCCAAACAGACCCATTGGTTCATTTATTTTTCTAGGGCCAACAGGGGTTGGGAAAACAGAGCTTGCGAAAGCACTAGCTGCCCAGTTATTTGACTCAGAAGACCATTTTATTCGTATTGATATGAGTGAATACATGGAAAAGCATAGTGTATCAAGACTTGTCGGAGCTCCACCAGGTTATATTGGCTATGAAGAAGGTGGACAACTAACGGAGTCAGTTAGAAGAAATCCATATTCCGTCATTCTTCTTGATGAAATTGAAAAGGCACATCCTGATGTGGCCAACATTCTATTACAAATATTAGACGATGGTCGTATTACTGATAGTCAAGGTAGACTCGTAAATTTCACAAACACTGTTGTCATTATGACTTCTAATATCGGTTCACACTATTTACTAGAAAATGAACCAACAAATGATTCTGTCGATGAGTTAGTGATGACGGAACTCAGACTTCATTTTAAACCGGAGCTCTTAAACCGTGTAGATGACATCATCATGTTCCACGCGCTCGATTCAAATCACTTTGCATCGATAGCTTGGAAGTATATTAACCAGTTGCAAGCAAGAATCAGAGAGCAAGAATTTGATTTAAAAGTGGATGAATCCGTAGTCGAGTGGGTAATTAATAATGGTGTTGACCCGCAATTTGGAGCTAGACCATTAAAGAGATTTATTCAACGTAATATTGAAACAGCTGTTGCTAAAGAATTATTAAAAGGGGAAGCAATCCCTGGAGATACGTTACATGTCAAATTACACAATAACGAGTTAGTCGTTACAAAATAG
- the trpS gene encoding tryptophan--tRNA ligase — protein MKNIFSGVQPTGVITLGNYIGAFMQFPALQDEGNTVYCIVDEHAITVPQDPDELSKNIRTLAATYLATGIDPNKSTLFIQSEVPAHAQAGWILQCVATIGELERMTQYKDKSHGKESVLAGLLTYPPLMAADILLYNSHIVPVGEDQKQHLELTRDLAERFNKRYGDVFVIPEIQLPKAGARIKSLQEPTKKMSKSDSNTKATIRFLDTPKQIEKKIKSAVTDSDGFVAFDETNKPGVSNLLTIESAVTGQAIETLVKKYEGLGYGAFKEGVATSLIEHLAPIQARFNELIDSPELDQILDEGAEKANAIAQDTLKRMESAMGLGRKRR, from the coding sequence ATGAAAAACATATTTTCAGGAGTTCAACCAACAGGAGTTATTACATTAGGAAATTATATCGGAGCTTTTATGCAGTTCCCCGCACTACAAGATGAAGGAAATACTGTATATTGTATCGTGGATGAACATGCCATTACAGTACCACAAGATCCGGATGAACTAAGTAAAAACATCCGTACTTTAGCAGCTACGTATTTAGCAACGGGCATTGATCCTAACAAATCTACGTTATTTATTCAATCGGAAGTACCAGCCCACGCTCAAGCAGGATGGATTTTACAATGCGTTGCAACAATTGGTGAATTAGAACGTATGACACAATATAAAGACAAATCTCATGGAAAAGAATCTGTATTAGCAGGCTTATTAACGTATCCACCTTTAATGGCTGCAGATATCCTTTTATACAATTCACACATTGTACCTGTAGGTGAAGATCAAAAACAACATCTAGAACTAACTCGTGACCTTGCAGAACGTTTTAATAAGCGATATGGTGATGTCTTTGTTATTCCTGAAATCCAACTACCAAAAGCTGGTGCTCGTATTAAATCATTGCAAGAACCAACAAAGAAAATGAGTAAATCAGATTCAAATACAAAAGCAACAATTCGTTTCTTAGATACACCAAAACAAATAGAGAAGAAAATCAAATCAGCAGTTACTGACTCTGATGGTTTTGTAGCGTTCGACGAAACAAATAAACCTGGTGTTTCAAACTTGTTAACGATTGAATCCGCAGTCACTGGTCAAGCAATTGAAACTTTAGTTAAAAAATACGAAGGGCTTGGCTACGGAGCTTTCAAGGAAGGTGTAGCGACAAGCTTAATAGAACATTTAGCACCTATTCAAGCGCGCTTTAACGAATTAATTGATTCCCCAGAGCTTGACCAAATTTTAGATGAGGGTGCGGAAAAAGCAAATGCCATTGCACAAGATACACTTAAGAGAATGGAGAGCGCGATGGGATTAGGTCGTAAACGACGATAA
- the spxA gene encoding transcriptional regulator SpxA — protein MVTLFTSPSCTSCRKAKAWLEEHDIPYRERNIFSEPLTIGEIKEILRMTEDGTDEIISTRSKIFQKLNVDVESLPLQELYELIQEHPGLLRRPIIIDEKRLQVGYNEDEIRRFLPRKVRAFQLLEAQRLVN, from the coding sequence ATCGTAACACTATTTACTTCACCAAGCTGCACATCATGTCGGAAAGCCAAAGCATGGTTAGAAGAACATGATATACCATATAGAGAACGTAATATATTTTCTGAACCGTTAACAATAGGTGAAATTAAAGAAATTTTACGTATGACTGAAGACGGTACAGACGAAATTATCTCAACGCGTTCAAAAATATTTCAAAAGTTAAATGTAGATGTTGAAAGTTTACCGTTACAGGAGTTATATGAGTTAATACAAGAGCATCCAGGCTTGTTACGTCGTCCTATAATTATTGACGAGAAAAGATTACAAGTTGGTTATAATGAAGATGAAATTCGTCGATTCTTACCTCGAAAAGTACGTGCTTTCCAACTATTAGAAGCTCAACGATTGGTTAACTAA
- a CDS encoding metal-sulfur cluster assembly factor, with product MDQDMKESILGALENVIDPELGIDIVNLGLVYDVDLDEEGTCTITMTLTSMGCPLGPVIVDQVNTALGDLPEVKKVDVNIVWQPTWNKDMMSRYAKMALGIR from the coding sequence ATGGACCAAGATATGAAAGAGAGCATCTTAGGTGCTTTAGAAAACGTAATTGATCCTGAGTTAGGCATTGATATTGTAAACTTAGGTTTAGTATATGACGTAGATTTAGACGAAGAGGGTACATGTACAATTACGATGACATTAACTTCAATGGGGTGCCCTCTAGGCCCAGTTATTGTAGACCAAGTAAACACAGCGCTAGGCGACTTGCCGGAAGTTAAGAAGGTTGACGTAAACATCGTTTGGCAACCAACTTGGAATAAAGATATGATGTCAAGATATGCAAAAATGGCATTGGGTATTCGCTAA
- the ltrA gene encoding group II intron reverse transcriptase/maturase, with protein MQRPQKTSQDGCLQRDKLETEEYARVCSPAVKEVGQQDGIDLIDKVIDSNNLFRACKKVKANKGAPGIDGMTVDELFGHVSKYLPHLKRKLKDGSYKPLPVKRVEIPKADGTKRKLGIPCVRDRMVQQAIYQVIGGIIDPKFSDSSFGFRPNRNQHQAIKKSIKYYEQGYKVVVDCDLKSYFDTINHQKLMEYLKEFIKDKIILKLIWKFLKSGILENGFTKPTEFGAPQGGVLSPILSNVYLNQLDIELEERGHKFVRFADDFCIYVKSKRAGERVLDSITKFLEKELKLTVNKTKSKVGSPTKLKFLGFCIHSTSKSTGCRPHHSAKKRFRDKLKYKTRRNRTGKFEDIVKEINQVTVGWINYYGIGLMKMFIQDMRKWLNHRLRQLIWKRWKKVKTRYYQLRRLGIQHNEAWKVANTRKGYWRISGSETLHKAIRTKTLIKWGIKDLNYLYERRYLSY; from the coding sequence GTGCAAAGACCGCAGAAAACATCGCAAGATGGCTGTTTGCAAAGGGATAAGTTGGAAACTGAAGAGTATGCAAGAGTGTGTAGTCCTGCCGTTAAAGAAGTAGGTCAACAAGATGGTATCGATTTAATTGATAAAGTAATTGATAGTAATAATCTTTTCAGAGCATGTAAGAAGGTTAAAGCCAACAAAGGTGCGCCTGGAATAGATGGAATGACAGTAGATGAACTTTTTGGTCATGTCAGTAAATACCTACCCCATCTTAAGAGAAAACTGAAAGATGGCTCATATAAGCCTCTTCCAGTCAAACGGGTTGAAATCCCGAAGGCGGATGGTACAAAACGAAAATTAGGCATTCCATGTGTTAGAGACCGTATGGTCCAACAAGCAATATATCAAGTAATAGGTGGAATAATAGACCCGAAATTTTCCGATTCAAGTTTTGGTTTTCGACCAAATAGAAACCAACACCAAGCCATAAAGAAATCTATCAAATACTATGAACAAGGCTATAAAGTGGTAGTGGATTGTGATCTCAAAAGTTACTTTGACACCATTAACCATCAAAAGCTAATGGAATACCTCAAGGAATTCATTAAAGATAAAATTATATTAAAGCTAATTTGGAAATTTCTTAAAAGCGGAATATTAGAGAATGGCTTTACCAAACCAACTGAATTCGGTGCGCCTCAAGGCGGTGTACTTTCACCAATTCTTAGTAATGTTTATTTAAATCAGTTAGATATAGAACTGGAGGAAAGAGGACATAAATTCGTTCGCTTTGCGGATGATTTTTGCATCTACGTTAAAAGTAAACGAGCTGGTGAACGTGTCCTTGATAGCATTACAAAGTTTTTGGAGAAGGAACTGAAGCTGACAGTTAATAAAACTAAAAGTAAGGTGGGGTCTCCGACCAAACTAAAATTTTTAGGTTTCTGTATCCACAGTACATCCAAAAGTACAGGATGTAGACCACACCACTCCGCGAAGAAAAGATTCAGAGATAAACTAAAATATAAAACTAGACGAAATCGTACTGGTAAATTTGAGGATATCGTTAAAGAAATTAATCAAGTTACGGTTGGATGGATAAATTACTATGGCATTGGTTTGATGAAAATGTTCATTCAAGATATGAGAAAGTGGCTAAACCATCGGTTAAGGCAACTTATTTGGAAAAGGTGGAAGAAAGTCAAGACAAGGTACTATCAACTTAGGAGATTAGGTATCCAACACAATGAAGCCTGGAAAGTAGCGAATACCCGTAAGGGTTATTGGAGGATTTCAGGAAGTGAAACTCTACATAAAGCTATTAGAACAAAAACGCTCATCAAATGGGGAATAAAGGACCTTAATTATTTGTATGAGCGTCGATACTTAAGTTATTGA